GTGAACCGCCGTACGCCGTGCCGTCCGCCGCTCTCCTGCGGCCGCAGATACGGTGTGAACAACTCGTCCACCGGCAGACAGTGGTGACCGACGGGCGCGCCCGCGGCCCGGTCCGGATACGACTCCCAAGGGCCCTGCCCGAACCATTCCAGCAGGTTCAGCCCGGCGACCGTCTCGAACACCGACCCGACCCGGGCCACGTCGTGCAGCGCCTCGGGCAGCTCGGCGCACTCCTCGACGAGGAGTCCGCCCTCCACGGCCGTCAGCACCTGTTCGTGCCGGACGGTCCCGCCCTCGCAGAGGTGGTCGGACACCACGGCCACCCGGCCCGGGTCACGCCGTACGGAGACGACCTTGCGGGTGGGGGCGGCCAGCCCCCAGTCACGCCAGTGGGCCGCCATGCCGCCCAGTTCGTCGTTGTCGGTCGGCGCCCGCCACAGCGACAGCGTGGGCGCGGCCGTCAGCAGCGGATGGACCAGCAGCCCGTCCTCGTCGACCTCGACCGCGCGGTCCGCGACCGGGGTGTGCAGCACCACGGGCGCCGCCCGCAGCCGCACCTGCGGCAGGCACACGACCGTGCCGCGCGGCGCCCACGGCTCGTCCCGGGCCGTCGTGACCCGCAGCGTCAGCCACGCCTCACCGCCGTCCTCCGGCAGCGCGAACGGCAGCGGCACCACGGCCGTCTCGCCCGGCCGCAGAGCGGGCAGTCCGGCGGGAGCCGTCACAGCGGTTCCGTCGGCGAGGGACAGCTCCCACTCGCCGGACAGCCAGTCCAGGCCCCGGAAGTGCTGGTGGTTGCTCAGCACGACGCCCTCGTGCCGGAAGGACTCGATGCGCACCGGCGCGGCGATCTCCCGGTGCTCGAACATCACCGGCTTGGGGGTGCGGTCGGGGAAGACGACCCCGTCGGCGATGAAGGCGCCGTCGTGGTCCGTCTCGCCGAAGTCGCCGCCGTACGCCCAGCGATGCCCGGGCGCGGCGACACCGTTGTCGTAGAGCCCGGCGCCCCCACGCCCGGCCGGTCTGCCGTCGTTCACACGCTGGAGGATGCCGTGGTCCCAGAACTCCCAGATGAACCCGCCCTGAAGACCCGGGGTGGCCTCGATGGCCGCCCAATGGTCCGCCAGCGTGCCGTTGCTGTTGCCCATGGCGTGCGAGTACTCGCACTGGATGAGCGGCTTGGTCTGCGTCCCGGACAGGGCGTGTGCGAGGCACTCCTCCAGCGGCGCGTACATCGGGCAGGCGATGTCGGAGGCCAGATCCGGATCCGCCCAGCCGCGCTTGGCCGCGCCCTCGTACTGGAGCGGCCGGGTCGGGTCGTGCCGGCGTACCCAGCCCGCCGCCGCGTCGTGGTTCGCGCCGTAGTCGGACTCGTTGCCCAGCGACCAGATGATGACGGACGGGTGGTTCTTGTCGCGCAGGACCATCCGCGCGACCCGGTCCACGAACGCGCCCAGGTAGCGCGGGTCGTCGGCGATCTCGTGCGCGTGGTCGTGGGACTCCAGGTCGGCCTCGTCGACGACGTAGAAGCCGAGCTCGTCCGCCAGGTCGTACAGGGCCGGGTCGTTCGGGTAGTGCGCGGTGCGGATCGCGTTGAAGCCGAACCGCTTCAGCAGCACGAGGTCCGCGCGCATGTCGTCATGCGACACCGTCCGCCCGGTCAGTGGATGGAAGTCGTGCCGGTTGACGCCCCGGACGAACACGCGCTCGCCGTTGACCAGCAGGTCCCGGCCGGTGATCTCGACGTCGCGGAAGCCGACCCGGTGCCGGGAGGTGTCGGCGACCGTGCCGTCGGCGCGGTGGAGGCGGACCGTCAGGCCGTACAGCTCGGGCGTCTCGGCGTTCCAGGTGCGGACGTCCGGCACGACGGTCCGCAGCCGGGCCTCGCCGAGGAATCCGGAGACGCGCTCGTCCTCGGCGTTGGCCCGGTCGAACTCCGCGTCCTGCGTGAGCAGGTGCCCGTCCAGCTCCCCGCTCACGTACCAGCCCTCGGGCAGCGCCCCGCCCGCGTCCCGCACCCGGCACTCCACCAGCAGGTCGCCGTCGCGGCGGGCCCGCACGGTCACGTCCGCGAGATGCAGCGGGTCGACGGCGTACAGCAGCACCGAGCGGGTGATGCCGCCGTGCCACCACTGGTCCTGGTCCTCGATGTGTGAGGCGTCGGACCACTTCACCACGGTCAGGCGCACCGTGGCCCGCCCCCCGGGACGCACCAGGTCCGTCAGGTCGAACTCGGCCGCCAGGTGCGAGTCCTTGGAGATCCCGACGGGCCGCCCGTCCACATGCGCCAGCAGCACGCTCTCGGCGGCCCCGACCTGGAGCACGATCCGCTGCCCGGCCCATTCGGCCGGCACGTCCACCGCACGCTCGTACACCCCGGTCGGGTTGTCCGCGGGCACGTCCGGCGGGAACTCGGCGAACGGCATGCGGACGTTCAGGTACCGCGGCAGATCGTCCGTGCCCTGCACGGTCCACACGCCGGGGACGTACGACGACGACCAGACCTCCCCGAGCGGGGCGTCCGGCGCGGGCAGCAGCTGAAAGCGCCAGTCGCCGTCGAGCGAGACGGCTGCGCGGCGCCGGTCTACCGCGTTCATCGGCAGCCGGCCCCAGGAGGTCACCTCGGGTGCGTTCCAGGGGCGCAGGGCGAGCAGGGGATCGAGGGGTGCGTGGGTCATGACCGTTCCGAAGTCGGTGGGGTGGGCCGGGGCAGGACGCGGCCCTGCAGGCCCCAGGCGGGGTCCACGGGGATGCCGAGCCGGTCCAGGACGGTGGGGGCGATGTCCACGAGGCGGGGCGTGCCGAGCCGGGTGCCTCCGGGCCCACCGGGCTCGGAGAGGAGGACGAAGACCTCCCGCTCGGCATGCGAGTCGCCGCCGTGGCCACCGGAGTCGAGATGGCCGTGGTCGGTGGTGATCAGCACGGTCCAGCGCTCCCGGGCGCGTCCGGGGTCCGACGCCCGGGCGTCGATCGCCGCCAGCAGCCGCCCGAGGTGGGCGTCCTGGGCGAGGAGGGCCCGGTCGTAGGCGGGAGAGAGGGGGCCGGTGGCGTGGCCGGCCTCGTCGGTGGCGCCGAAGTACACGAAGAGGGCGTCCGGGTCGAACGTGGTGAGCCAGCGCATGGCGGTGCGGGCGACGCGGCGGTCCGCGGTCCCGTATCCCCAGAGTTCACCGTTGTGGCGCACACGTCGGCCGATGGCCCGGCCGAGGGTGCCGCGGCGGACCAGCTCCGGCCAGGACACCACGGCCGCGGTGCGCAGGCCCGGCCGGGCGGAGGCGGCGCGGGTCAGGAAGTCGGGGTAGCGGGCGTAGTCGGCACCCTTGAAATCGTTGCCGGTGACCCCGTGGCGGTCGGGCCACACCCCGGTGAGGACGCTCGACCAGCCGGGCCCGGAGTCGGTGTAGGCCGTGCCGGCCGAGGACTCGTCGTCGGCTCGGCCGTAGGGCAGCAGGCTCGTGCCGACGGAGCCTGCGGCCATCAGGGCGTGCAGCACCGGGGCGTTGGCCGGCGAGCAGGTCAGCCGGTCGTAGCGCAGGCCGTCCATGCCGACGACGAGCACCTTGGCGCGTCGGGCCTCGTCGTCGACGTCCGTCACCGGGTGCCTCCCTCGTGTGGTTACCAAGAGCTCGGGACCACCGGCCGGTTCTCGGCCGCACATCCGTTGTGGCGGGTCGCGCCCACGCGGCGGAGCCGCATATCGACACAGCCCCGCGCCCCGTCAGGGGGCCCTCCCCTGGGCGGCGTCAGCTCCCCTGCACCGCCCCCTCCGTGGCGCCCGCGATGAACCCGCGGGCGAAGATCGTGAAGATGACGACCAGCGGCACGGACGCCATGAGCACACCGGCCATGACCATGCTGTAGTCGGTGGTGTGGCCGACGTGGAGCTGGGCGAGCGCCACCTGGAGGGTCAGGTGGCCGGGGTCGTTGAGCACGATG
This is a stretch of genomic DNA from Streptomyces hawaiiensis. It encodes these proteins:
- a CDS encoding glycoside hydrolase family 2 TIM barrel-domain containing protein produces the protein MTHAPLDPLLALRPWNAPEVTSWGRLPMNAVDRRRAAVSLDGDWRFQLLPAPDAPLGEVWSSSYVPGVWTVQGTDDLPRYLNVRMPFAEFPPDVPADNPTGVYERAVDVPAEWAGQRIVLQVGAAESVLLAHVDGRPVGISKDSHLAAEFDLTDLVRPGGRATVRLTVVKWSDASHIEDQDQWWHGGITRSVLLYAVDPLHLADVTVRARRDGDLLVECRVRDAGGALPEGWYVSGELDGHLLTQDAEFDRANAEDERVSGFLGEARLRTVVPDVRTWNAETPELYGLTVRLHRADGTVADTSRHRVGFRDVEITGRDLLVNGERVFVRGVNRHDFHPLTGRTVSHDDMRADLVLLKRFGFNAIRTAHYPNDPALYDLADELGFYVVDEADLESHDHAHEIADDPRYLGAFVDRVARMVLRDKNHPSVIIWSLGNESDYGANHDAAAGWVRRHDPTRPLQYEGAAKRGWADPDLASDIACPMYAPLEECLAHALSGTQTKPLIQCEYSHAMGNSNGTLADHWAAIEATPGLQGGFIWEFWDHGILQRVNDGRPAGRGGAGLYDNGVAAPGHRWAYGGDFGETDHDGAFIADGVVFPDRTPKPVMFEHREIAAPVRIESFRHEGVVLSNHQHFRGLDWLSGEWELSLADGTAVTAPAGLPALRPGETAVVPLPFALPEDGGEAWLTLRVTTARDEPWAPRGTVVCLPQVRLRAAPVVLHTPVADRAVEVDEDGLLVHPLLTAAPTLSLWRAPTDNDELGGMAAHWRDWGLAAPTRKVVSVRRDPGRVAVVSDHLCEGGTVRHEQVLTAVEGGLLVEECAELPEALHDVARVGSVFETVAGLNLLEWFGQGPWESYPDRAAGAPVGHHCLPVDELFTPYLRPQESGGRHGVRRFTLSAPDATGLAVRLDRPRQVSVTRHRAADLAAVAHHDELVPRAGCVVHIDAAHRGLGTASCGPDTFASYLVAAGVHRWSWTLRVL
- a CDS encoding alkaline phosphatase family protein, yielding MDGLRYDRLTCSPANAPVLHALMAAGSVGTSLLPYGRADDESSAGTAYTDSGPGWSSVLTGVWPDRHGVTGNDFKGADYARYPDFLTRAASARPGLRTAAVVSWPELVRRGTLGRAIGRRVRHNGELWGYGTADRRVARTAMRWLTTFDPDALFVYFGATDEAGHATGPLSPAYDRALLAQDAHLGRLLAAIDARASDPGRARERWTVLITTDHGHLDSGGHGGDSHAEREVFVLLSEPGGPGGTRLGTPRLVDIAPTVLDRLGIPVDPAWGLQGRVLPRPTPPTSERS